One window of bacterium BMS3Abin08 genomic DNA carries:
- the nikMN_1 gene encoding fused nickel transport protein NikMN codes for MHMADALLSPTVGGGFWAGTIGFIVYAARRLKERIDERLIPLMGVLGAFVFAGQMINFTIPGTGSSGHIGGGMLLAILIGPNPAFIVIASVLTVQALFFADGGLLALGCNIWNLGIYPCFIAYPLIYRVIVKDNPTAKRITIGAILSVVVALQLGAFSVVLQTELSGISELPFSTFVMLMLPLHLAIGVVEGLITAGVVNYVRVLQPDIVESTAVTGGGGSLKKAIIAIAVLAVITGGVLSWFASTHPDGLEWSIERIYGKPELPEGKNGIRVTAAEIQKKTALLPHYGFPSEDKAGKTEGASQWPAVDPGTSVSGLVGGVIVLVLVSLTGIGLKMLGRKSGHRDI; via the coding sequence ATGCATATGGCGGATGCCTTACTATCACCCACAGTAGGCGGAGGATTCTGGGCAGGGACCATCGGGTTTATAGTATATGCGGCAAGAAGGCTGAAGGAGAGGATTGATGAACGATTGATTCCGCTTATGGGGGTACTCGGGGCGTTTGTTTTTGCGGGACAGATGATCAATTTTACCATACCGGGAACGGGCTCAAGCGGGCATATTGGGGGCGGGATGCTCCTTGCAATACTCATTGGTCCAAATCCGGCCTTTATAGTAATTGCCTCGGTACTGACCGTTCAGGCGCTCTTCTTTGCCGATGGCGGGCTCCTTGCCCTTGGTTGTAATATCTGGAACCTCGGGATATATCCCTGCTTTATCGCTTATCCCCTGATTTACAGGGTCATTGTAAAGGATAATCCTACTGCAAAAAGAATAACAATAGGGGCGATACTGAGTGTTGTCGTGGCTCTTCAGCTTGGTGCGTTCTCTGTTGTCCTTCAGACGGAACTCTCGGGTATTTCCGAGCTTCCCTTCAGCACCTTTGTAATGCTGATGCTTCCCCTTCACCTTGCAATCGGCGTTGTAGAGGGGCTTATAACGGCCGGTGTCGTTAACTACGTGAGGGTTCTTCAGCCTGATATCGTGGAGAGTACCGCAGTCACCGGAGGAGGGGGATCACTCAAAAAGGCTATAATAGCCATAGCGGTTCTTGCAGTGATTACAGGCGGGGTCCTCTCGTGGTTTGCATCCACACATCCCGATGGTCTCGAATGGTCTATCGAAAGGATCTACGGGAAGCCTGAACTGCCGGAAGGGAAGAACGGTATAAGGGTAACGGCTGCCGAGATCCAGAAAAAGACCGCCCTTCTGCCTCATTATGGGTTCCCTTCCGAGGACAAGGCAGGGAAAACTGAAGGGGCCTCACAGTGGCCGGCCGTTGATCCGGGGACCTCTGTTTCAGGTCTTGTTGGCGGGGTTATTGTCCTTGTCCTGGTGTCGCTTACCGGGATCGGTCTGAAAATGCTTGGAAGAAAGTCCGGTCACAGAGACATATGA